In Prunus dulcis chromosome 1, ALMONDv2, whole genome shotgun sequence, the following are encoded in one genomic region:
- the LOC117622377 gene encoding calcium-transporting ATPase 1-like, which yields MESYLNENFDLKAKNSSEEALQRWRKLCWIVKNKKRRFRFTANLPKRFEAEAIRRTNQEKFRVAVLVSQAALQFIQGLSFLSDYTVPEEVKAAGFQICADELGSIVEGRDVKKLRIHGGVETITGKLGTSSVNGISTSEQLLSQRKEIYGINKFTERPSRGFFVYVWEALQDTTLMILAFCAFVSLLVGIMTEGWPKGAHDGLGIVASILLVVFVTATSDYKQSLQFKDLEKEKKKITVQVTRDGFRQKLSIYDLLPGDIVHLSIGDLVPADGLFVSGFSVLINESSLTGESEPVNVNAVNPFLLSGTKVQDGSCKMLVTTVGMRTQWGKLMATLSEGGDDETPLQVKLNGVATIIGKIGLFFAVVTFAVLVQGLFSRKLQEGSHLIWSGDEALEILEFFAIAVTIVVVAVPEGLPLAVTLSLAFAMKKMMNDRALVRHLAACETMGSATTICSDKTGTLTTNHMTVVKACICGKIKDVGTSKGASNLSSEIPGSSLRVLLQSIFNNTGGEVVKNKDGKIELLGTPTETAILEFGMLLGGDFEAERQASKVVKVEPFNSLKKRMGVVLELPEGGFRVHCKGASEIVLAACDKFLSPDGEVVPLDRASIDLLNGIIERFASEALRTLCLAYMEIGNEFSAESPIPSSGYTCIGIVGIKDPVRPGVKESVEICRSAGITVRMVTGDNINTAKAIARECGILTDGGLAIEGPEFREKSEEELQKIIPKLQVMARSSPMDKHTLVKQLRTTFEEVVAVTGDGTNDAPALHEADIGLAMGIAGTEVAKESADVIILDDNFSTIVTVAKWGRSVYLNIQKFVQFQLTVNVVALVVNFSSACLTGNTPLTAVQLLWVNMIMDTLGALALATEPPNDDLMKRTPVGRKGNFITNVMWRNILGQSLYQFVIIWFLQTRGKEAFQLVGPDSDLILNTLIFNSFVFCQVFNEISSREMEKINVFKGILQNYVFVTVLSCTVIFQIIIIEFLGTFASTSPLSLQQWFVSVLLGFLGMPISAALKFIPV from the exons ATGGAGAGCTATTTGAATGAGAACTTTGATTTGAAGGCGAAGAACTCGTCGGAGGAGGCCCTCCAGAGATGGAGAAAGCTCTGTTGGATTGTGAAGAATAAGAAACGGAGGTTCCGCTTCACTGCTAATCTCCCCAAGCGTTTCGAGGCTGAAGCTATTCGACGCACCAATCAG GAAAAGTTTAGAGTTGCAGTTTTGGTTTCACAAGCTGCACTTCAGTTTATCCAAG GCTTAAGTTTTCTCAGTGACTATACTGTGCCTGAGGAAGTCAAAGCTGCAGGGTTTCAAATTTGTGCTGATGAGTTGGGCTCGATTGTTGAAGGCCGTGATGTGAAGAAGCTGAGAATTCATGGTGGTGTTGAGACTATTACAGGCAAGCTTGGAACATCAAGTGTCAATGGAATTTCCACTTCTGAGCAATTGTTGagtcaaagaaaagaaatttatgGAATTAATAAATTCACTGAAAGACCATCACGcggattttttgtttatgtgtgGGAAGCCCTTCAAGACACTACCCTCATGATACTTGCATTTTGTGCCTTTGTCTCTCTGCTTGTTGGGATAATGACAGAAGGATGGCCAAAGGGTGCCCATGATGGACTCGGAATTGTTGCGAGCATTTTGCTTGTTGTATTTGTCACTGCAACTAGCGATTATAAACAGTCCCTGCAGTTCAAGGACTtggaaaaggagaagaaaaaaattactgTTCAGGTTACTAGAGACGGATTCAGACAGAAGTTGTCAATATATGATCTACTTCCTGGTGACATTGTTCATCTCTCTATTGGGGATCTGGTCCCAGCTGATGGACTCTTTGTTTCTGGGTTTTCTGTGCTGATAAATGAATCTAGTTTAACTGGAGAGAGTGAACCGGTCAATGTCAATGCTGTGAATCCTTTTCTCCTATCAGGAACTAAAGTTCAAGATGGATCATGCAAGATGCTTGTGACTACTGTTGGAATGAGAACCCAGTGGGGTAAACTGATGGCTACCCTCAGTGAAGGAGGAGATGATGAAACTCCCTTGCAGGTCAAACTAAATGGTGTGGCAACCATCATTGGGAAAATAGGCCTGTTTTTTGCTGTTGTGACATTTGCTGTATTGGTTCAAGGATTGTTCAGCCGCAAGCTTCAAGAAGGATCTCACTTGATATGGTCTGGAGATGAAGCATTGGAAATCTTGGAATTTTTTGCTATAGCTGTTacaattgttgttgttgctgttcCTGAAGGCTTGCCTTTGGCTGTGACATTGAGTCTTGCTTTTGccatgaagaagatgatgaacgATAGGGCACTTGTCCGGCATTTGGCTGCTTGTGAGACAATGGGATCAGCCACAACCATCTGCAGTGACAAGACTGGGACACTAACTACTAACCACATGACTGTTGTGAAAGCTTGCATTTGTGGAAAAATCAAAGATGTGGGAACCTCTAAAGGAGCTTCTAACTTGTCCTCTGAAATTCCTGGTTCATCTTTGAGAGTTCTGCTCCAATCTATTTTTAACAACACAGGAGGAGAAGTTGTTAAAAACAAAGATGGAAAGATTGAGTTATTGGGAACACCCACTGAAACTGCTATTTTGGAATTTGGGATGTTGCTCGGAGGCGATTTCGAGGCAGAACGACAAGCATCGAAGGTTGTGAAAGTTGAGCCCTTCAATTCTCTGAAGAAGCGAATGGGTGTTGTTCTAGAGCTTCCTGAAGGTGGCTTCCGTGTGCACTGTAAAGGTGCATCTGAGATAGTTTTAGCTGCATGTGACAAATTCTTGAGTCCAGATGGCGAGGTTGTTCCCCTTGACAGAGCATCCATCGATCTTTTGAATGGCATCATTGAACGATTTGCTAGTGAAGCCCTTAGAACTCTCTGCCTCGCGTACATGGAGATTGGAAACGAGTTCTCTGCTGAAAGTCCTATTCCTAGCTCTGGGTATACATGTATAGGCATTGTGGGTATCAAAGATCCAGTTCGTCCTGGTGTCAAGGAGTCTGTTGAGATTTGTAGGTCTGCTGGCATTACTGTCAGGATGGTAACTGGAGACAACATAAACACTGCAAAAGCAATTGCAAGAGAATGTGGAATTTTGACTGATGGGGGTTTGGCAATTGAAGGCCCTGAATTCCGTGAGAAGAGCGAGGAggaattacaaaaaattattccAAAACTTCAG GTAATGGCTCGATCTTCACCAATGGATAAGCATACCCTTGTAAAACAATTGCGAACCACTTTTGAAGAAGTTGTTGCTGTGACTGGTGATGGTACAAATGATGCTCCAGCGCTTCATGAAGCTGATATAGGACTTGCAATGGGCATTGCTGGAACTGAG GTGGCAAAAGAAAGTGCTGATGTGATAATTTTGGATGATAACTTCTCTACAATTGTGACTGTGGCCAAATGGGGGCGTTCAGTTTACTTAAACATACAGAAGTTTGTTCAGTTCCAGTTAACTGTCAATGTTGTCGCCCTTGTTGTCAACTTTTCTTCAGCCTGTTTAACCG GAAATACTCCCCTTACTGCTGTTCAGCTTCTCTGGGTCAACATGATCATGGACACTCTAGGAGCCCTTGCATTAGCCACAGAGCCTCCTAATGATGATTTAATGAAGAGAACACCGGTTGGTAGGAAAGGGAACTTCATCACTAATGTGATGTGGAGGAATATCCTAGGGCAGTCTCTGTATCAGTTTGTGATAATATGGTTTCTACAGACTAGAGGAAAAGAAGCCTTTCAGCTGGTTGGCCCAGATtctgatttgattttaaacaCCCTTATTTTCAACTCATTTGTGTTTTGCCAG GTTTTCAATGAGATCAGCTctagggaaatggagaagatAAACGTCTTCAAAGGGATATTGCAGAACTATGTGTTTGTGACTGTGCTCTCATGCACTGTTATCTTTCAAATCATAATCATTGAGTTCCTGGGCACATTTGCAAGCACATCTCCTCTAAGTTTGCAGCAATGGTTCGTGAGCGTTTTACTTGGGTTCCTTGGCATGCCGATTTCAGCAGCTCTGAAATTCATCCCTGTGTAA
- the LOC117616112 gene encoding cyclin-D5-1-like encodes MAEVNVVVNQNEIELEEAHLHSLIDNEIAFGFRRAEDLVIDDWVQEARLQAITWVQTRTRALGFHPRTAYLAITYFDRFISLQAIPEKKRAAFVRVISVACLLLAAKMEEMNRPPLSQYTIQFQGGSIKKMELLVLVVLKWEMNLITPFAFLDNFISKLCQESPPGLKSGIEQRLLSIMTEIHLMHHRPSAIAAAATLMAVDQNLAQEALEAKITSIPELYFLEIEAVYSYYTIMQVP; translated from the exons aTGGCAGAAGTAAACGTAGTAGTTAATCAAAACGAAATTGAGTTGGAAGAAGCCCACTTGCATAGCTTAATTGACAATGAGATCGCATTTGGGTTCAGGAGGGCTGAAGATTTGGTCATTGACGACTGGGTTCAAGAAGCTCGCTTGCAAGCTATCACATGGGTTCAAACA AGAACAAGAGCTCTTGGGTTTCATCCCAGAACAGCATATTTGGCCATCACATACTTTGATCGGTTCATTTCCCTGCAAGCCATCCCA gaaaaaaaaagggctgcTTTCGTTAGAGTGATTTCAGTGGCATGTCTATTATTGGCTGCAAAGATGGAGGAGATGAACCGCCCACCACTTTCACAATACACAATCCAATTCCAAGGCGGAAGTATTAAGAAAATGGAGCTTCTGGTATTGGTAGTCTTGAAATGGGAGATGAATTTAATCACACCCTTTGCGTTTCTTGATAACTTCATCTCAAAGTTGTGCCAAGAATCTCCACCAGGTCTAAAATCCGGGATTGAACAACGGCTCCTTTCCATAATGACAG AGATTCATTTAATGCATCATCGACCATCTGCCATAGCAGCTGCCGCCACCTTGATGGCAGTGGATCAGAACTTAGCACAAGAAGCATTGGAAGCCAAGATAACATCCATTCCTGAATTGTACTTCCTGGAAATT GAAGCTGTGTATTCATATTACACGATAATGCAGGTGCCATAG
- the LOC117615939 gene encoding interferon-related developmental regulator 1 → MGKRNSQRKNAAMLDSDDDNSSESSTSTVRSDRMSVAGNEEMQVDKDSLLDQAVDALFEKRGSTREKALSSIIEAFNSNLQHQFVEKKFATLLHQCLNCIKKGSSKEICLASHVIGLLALTVGCGDNANELLEDSLPVISQAFKSGSEATKTSALLECLAIITFVGGSDPEQTEKSMQVMWQVVHPKLSSNVVAVKPSAPVITTMVSAWSFLLTTMDGWNLNPKDWQESISYLSSLLDKDDRSIRIASGEALALIFELGILEKFSAGAKISTDSSTEEGNKPREYVHIQGLKAKIINQARNLSAEAGGKSSAKKDLSNQRNTFRDILEYFEDGYSPEISIKIGSESLQTSTWAQMIQLNFLKHFLGGGFIKHMQENELLQDVFGFTPKKKYLLDSEHRLSSSEKRLFRSPNSVVNKARTQQLNKQRMLSEGKNIGRFAANMGDDA, encoded by the exons ATGGGGAAGC GTAATTCTCAGCGTAAGAATGCGGCGATGTTAGACAGCGATGATGATAATAGCAGTGAGAGTTCAACGTCGACCGTTCGCTCTGATCGTATGTCAGTGGCCGggaatgaagaaatgcaaGTGGATAAGGATAGTTTACTGGACCAAGCTGTAGATGCTTTGTTTGAGAAGAG GGGTTCCACAAGAGAAAAAGCTCTGTCATCAATTATTGAAGCGTTTAATAGCAACTTACAGCATCAGTTTGTGGAAAAGAA ATTTGCAACTTTATTGCATCAGTGTCTGAATTGCATAAAAAAGGGTTCGTCCAAAGAGATATGTTTGGCGTCTCATGTGATTG GACTATTGGCTTTGACTGTTGGATGTGGGGACAATGCTAATGAATTACTGGAGGATTCATTACCTGTGATTTCGCAGGCTTTCAAATCAGGATCTGAAGCAACAAAGACATCCGCG TTACTGGAGTGTTTAGCTATTATCACTTTTGTTGGTGGTAGTGACCCagaacaaacagaaaaatcaATGCAAGTTATGTGGCAAGTGGTTCATCCGAAACTGAGTTCCAAT GTAGTTGCAGTCAAACCCTCCGCCCCTGTAATAACCACCATGGTGTCTGCATGGTCCTTTCTTCTTACGACTATGGATGGGTGGAATCTTAATCCCAAAGATTGGCAAGA GTCCATATCATACTTATCTAGTCTGCTAGACAAGGATGACCGGTCTATACGGATAGCTTCTGGTGAAGCTTTGGCTTTAATTTTTGAGCTAGGAATTTTAGAGAAGTTCTCTGCGGGAGCTAAAATTTCAACTGATAGCTCAACTGAAGAAGGAAATAAACCTCGGGAATATGTACATATACAAGGACTAAAGGCAAAAATTATTAATCAAGCCAGAAACCTTTCAGCTGAGGCAGGTGGTAAAAGTTCTGCTAAAAAAGATCTTAGCAACCAGCGGAATACGTTTCGGGATATCTTGGAATATTTTGAG GATGGTTATTCTCCTGAAATTTCAATAAAGATTGGTAGTGAATCGCTACAGACATCTACATGGGCACAGATGATACAG TTGAACTTTTTGAAGCACTTTCTTGGAGGAGGTTTTATCAAGCACATGCAG GAAAACGAACTCCTTCAGGATGTTTTTGGATTCACTCCAAAGAAAAAGTATCTTTTAGATTCTGAACATCGTCTATCCAGTAGTGAAAAG AGGCTGTTTAGATCACCAAACTCAGTTGTCAACAAAGCAAGGACCCAGCAACTTAACAAACAGCGAATGTTATCAGAG GGTAAAAATATTGGCCGCTTTGCAGCTAATATGGGGGATGATGCGTAG